Proteins co-encoded in one Rhodohalobacter mucosus genomic window:
- a CDS encoding GTP-binding protein, translating to MAKETFQRTKPHVNIGTIGHVDHGKTTLTAAITNVMAKTYG from the coding sequence ATGGCAAAAGAGACATTTCAGCGTACCAAGCCGCACGTAAACATCGGTACGATTGGTCACGTAGACCACGGCAAGACGACGTTAACGGCAGCGATTACTAATGTAATGGCGAAGACCTACGGGG